The following proteins are encoded in a genomic region of Ostrinia nubilalis chromosome 1, ilOstNubi1.1, whole genome shotgun sequence:
- the LOC135087930 gene encoding protein rolling stone-like: MKLPKFDLSMQKKACKPATLGRIWQASRRALNLDHAPAHQFACCQWQNGLTPSTTYLLYRWLLFITVVSTGIASFVCQRLPPRYEGPKVELNYFKWFIYFTNWGFLLIALQAGLALAVVHRYRSQKSFNNPCEDDDALMPRRPRTPLLCRAYWLAQNVATDLAFVITLIYWTLVHDPSEYLTSMRG; encoded by the exons CAATGCAGAAGAAGGCGTGCAAGCCCGCCACCCTCGGGCGCATCTGGCAGGCGAGCCGGCGCGCGCTCAACCTGGACCACGCGCCCGCGCACCAGTTCGCGTGCTGCCAGTGGCAGAACGGACTCACGCCTTCCACGACATACCTCTTGTACAG ATGGCTGCTGTTCATAACAGTGGTATCAACGGGCATAGCCAGCTTCGTGTGCCAGCGACTTCCGCCGCGGTACGAGGGCCCGAAAGTGGAGCTCAACTACTTCAAATGGTTCATCTATTTCACCAACTGGGGGTTCCTGCTCATCGCTCTTCAGGCCGGACTCGCGTTGGCGGTCGTTCACCGATATAGATCGCAGAAATCTTTCAATAATC CATGCGAAGACGACGACGCCCTTATgccgcggcgcccgcgcacacCACTGCTCTGCCGCGCATACTGGCTGGCGCAGAACGTCGCTACGGACCTCGCCTTCGTCATCACCCTCATATACTGGACCTTGGTTCATGACCCCAGTGAGTACTTGACTAGCATGAGAGGATGA